A genomic region of Acidiphilium multivorum AIU301 contains the following coding sequences:
- a CDS encoding IS1595-like element ISAcr1 family transposase has protein sequence MDVLAREDLPFPQSLPEFQRIFPNDAACAAYLESARWNGGFACPRCGVVGEPFRFEARPGVLRCRACRKDVSLMAGTVMERSHTPLSTWFWAAYLIASQTPGMSAVQFQRQLGLSRYETAFGILHKLRAGMVRPERDKIGDTPQEHVEVDETWVGGRTRGDGRGVHHKVLVACAVEVRHRKPGTKLDNRKDGRYAGRVRLAVVPDRSANSLCGFVENAVAPGSLIVTDDWSGYAGLGRRGFDHHAIAECGDPEVAEEFLPIVHLVFTNLKTWINGIHHGVSAKHLQAYLNEFTFRFNRRLYPFNAFRSLLGIAGRAAAPTFDELYSGEWTHPTFSGCG, from the coding sequence ATGGATGTCCTGGCCCGTGAAGACCTGCCGTTCCCGCAGTCTCTGCCGGAATTCCAGCGTATTTTCCCGAACGACGCGGCCTGTGCCGCCTATCTCGAAAGCGCCCGCTGGAATGGAGGGTTCGCCTGCCCAAGGTGCGGCGTCGTTGGCGAGCCGTTCCGTTTCGAGGCGCGCCCGGGCGTTCTGCGCTGCCGGGCCTGTCGCAAAGACGTAAGCCTGATGGCTGGGACCGTTATGGAACGCAGTCACACGCCGCTGTCGACTTGGTTCTGGGCGGCTTACTTGATCGCCAGCCAGACGCCCGGAATGTCGGCCGTCCAATTTCAGCGGCAACTCGGCCTGTCGCGCTACGAGACCGCCTTCGGCATCCTTCATAAGCTGCGCGCCGGGATGGTGCGCCCCGAGCGCGACAAGATTGGCGACACGCCGCAAGAACACGTCGAAGTGGATGAAACGTGGGTTGGAGGACGAACCCGAGGCGATGGACGGGGTGTCCATCACAAGGTTCTCGTCGCCTGTGCCGTGGAGGTGCGCCACCGGAAACCGGGAACCAAGCTCGACAATCGGAAAGACGGTCGCTACGCGGGACGCGTTCGTCTCGCTGTTGTCCCCGACCGTAGCGCCAATTCGCTCTGCGGATTCGTCGAAAACGCCGTTGCTCCCGGATCGCTGATCGTTACCGACGACTGGAGCGGCTATGCCGGTCTCGGAAGGCGCGGGTTCGACCACCATGCAATCGCCGAATGCGGCGACCCGGAGGTGGCAGAAGAATTCCTGCCGATCGTCCACTTGGTCTTTACCAACCTGAAGACCTGGATCAACGGCATCCATCACGGGGTCAGCGCCAAACATCTACAAGCCTACCTCAATGAATTCACGTTTCGGTTCAACCGGCGCCTCTATCCCTTCAACGCGTTCCGCTCGCTGCTCGGAATCGCGGGTAGGGCAGCCGCACCAACCTTTGACGAGCTTTATTCCGGGGAATGGACACACCCTACATTTAG
- a CDS encoding replication protein RepA: MGEIHNLIEARGRAGALDAGIERSFVEAAAQYMGDEDTTLSFAYSGWAQCALPHRRLADDQPWEISIERTRLVVEPGRKPRSEEGPLDFVGVPFGAHARLILLYLQTEAIRTGSREIELGRSLRDWLSRIGVSVGGKTAKLVKDQAERISRCRLTFHIQGGKSVGLINQSIMDGALFVEDTEEGSGKPMLSMARLSEGFFEQLQKHPVPLEEAAIKAINNNPGALDCYLWLAYRLHALPAAKLVTWKALKAQFGCGYREVYHFKARWPSALKLALAVYPDAQVDIVDEGVILKSSRPPVRPRVQSIR, encoded by the coding sequence ATGGGAGAAATCCATAATCTAATCGAGGCGAGGGGAAGGGCAGGGGCGCTTGATGCCGGTATCGAGCGCAGTTTTGTTGAAGCTGCGGCCCAGTATATGGGGGACGAGGACACGACCCTGAGCTTTGCCTATTCGGGTTGGGCTCAGTGCGCCCTCCCTCATCGCAGGCTGGCGGATGATCAACCATGGGAAATCAGCATTGAAAGAACAAGGCTTGTCGTCGAGCCTGGTCGGAAGCCCAGGAGCGAAGAAGGCCCTCTAGATTTCGTCGGTGTACCGTTTGGGGCACATGCACGACTTATCCTTCTCTACCTTCAGACCGAGGCGATCAGGACCGGGTCGAGAGAAATCGAGCTCGGGCGCTCTTTGCGGGACTGGCTGAGTCGAATCGGGGTAAGCGTCGGCGGCAAGACAGCGAAGTTGGTCAAGGATCAGGCCGAGAGGATCAGCCGCTGCCGCCTGACATTTCACATTCAGGGCGGCAAATCAGTCGGTTTGATCAACCAGTCGATTATGGACGGCGCCCTGTTCGTCGAAGATACCGAGGAGGGCAGCGGAAAGCCGATGCTCTCAATGGCGCGACTCTCGGAGGGCTTTTTCGAGCAGCTGCAAAAGCATCCGGTTCCGCTTGAGGAAGCTGCCATCAAGGCCATCAACAACAACCCCGGGGCGCTGGATTGCTACCTCTGGCTGGCCTACCGCCTGCACGCACTGCCCGCCGCAAAGCTAGTCACCTGGAAGGCTCTGAAGGCGCAGTTCGGCTGTGGCTATCGAGAAGTATATCATTTCAAGGCTCGCTGGCCGAGTGCGCTGAAGCTGGCTCTTGCGGTATATCCAGATGCGCAGGTGGATATCGTGGACGAGGGTGTAATTCTGAAATCAAGCCGGCCACCGGTGCGTCCTCGCGTGCAATCGATCCGATAG